The Ictalurus punctatus breed USDA103 chromosome 6, Coco_2.0, whole genome shotgun sequence DNA segment aatacaaaacaacttttttccatttagcCTTTAAATACTCTCATGATTAACACGTTATACTGATCATTATCACCTAACATCACTTTTTGTGTCCACAAAATTTTTCAACCCATGACCTCCCAAAGTCCTTGTATCGTGAAGCCATCTTTTAACTTCTCCACCGCTAAACCCAGCTCTTCAGAGAACACTGGCTCCCGATCTTGTTGCTTTAAAAGAAAACGAAATGTTCATGGAGAactaaaacagattttttttaaaagacattttacaGAATGATTTAGGAAGTCATGACATTTAGGCAAGAAGGTAGGAAGGTAGTCAGCGTACCTTGTTCCCATCAGCAAAGTACGCCtgtaagaaggaaaaaaaaatgcatgaatgaaatgaaatgttctgttATACAATTGAAAGATGCACTTCAGTGTAAACATGTTTGAAACCAGGCAACAACAGTCAGTGCTGATGCATCGTTGTGATACCTGGCTTAAGCATGGTGTTATTTTcagagagtgtgaaagagaaagCTCTCTGCTGATTATCAGAAGTGGTAAACGGGCAGCTACTCGTTTAGATAAATACTCTAGTAAAAGACtctagaatatatatatatatatatatatatatatatatatatatatatatatatatatatatatatatatatatatatatatatatatatatatatatatatatatatatatatatatacacacacacacacacacacacacacacacacacacatatacacacacatttcatatatatatgtataacattatatatagcTAAGGCTAACTAATAACAGCTTTATATCACTAATCTCTCAAATTTGAGCTAGTATGGTAATAATTCTGACCATGCAAACTAGATGACTGCTAATAGCTAGATGTCACAATACAAACTCCCATGATAAATATAAAGTGTATGTAGTAAGAGATAGATTACAGTAGTGGTATTAAGTCTGTTTAGACTTGTTAGGAATTTACATCAATTCCTTGAAGTTGACAGTTGTTAAAAATCCATTAATGACTTTAGTGATGTAGTGGTTGAAGAATAGTGAATAGAAAATAGAGATTCAAACATATTAGGTGAAAGGAATACCTGCATACTCTGGAACATAAAATGTAAGTACACTGTCTGAGTCATATACATCTCTGCTGACTATATGTGTTAGCGAATTAGTATTAGTGTAAAATACTCACTGTAAAAGCATCAGTCTGTTCATCTGGCTCGATCTCTATATCATCAGGAGGCTGCTCCACTGTTAGCTCTTCCAACGGCTGTGGCTGTGTTCACATCAGACATGTAGACAAATTAGCTACAGACACAATTTCGTTTTTTAAGAACCCAACATCACTTTTTCTGTCCACAAATCTTTTCATTTACCTTTTCCTCCATCTCGTATTCCACACCAAAGATAGGGTTTGCAGAATAGACTTTGTGAAGAGAGTTTATTTCTTTCACAGCATCCTGTAACTTGTCCAGTGGATCGATCTTAAAACCCAGTACATATCCACCTGTCTGAAAGAGCAATctgtttttagaaagaaaaaaaattcaaccatTTTTATACATCTGAATTGCTGAGTTTATAGTCAGACCCACCTGTTGAGAGCTCTCGATCACAAGCGCAAGTCCAAACTTGGAGTCTCTAATCCTTATAGAGCGCTTCGCAAAAGAACGACAATCAGATCTTTTCTAATGAATGCATTTTAACAACAATGAATAAGAATTACTAGATTAAATACTTACTATTTGCAAGTAGGGAATGCTGACGTTGAAGCTTTCGTTCATGTTGGCGTGCCACACTATCCTCACATTAGTAATGAAAAATGTGCCCAGGTTACCCTGCAAAAACACAAATCCGAAATTATCAAATTATTACACAATTATTACACAAATGATCAAATCCGACTTTATGGAAacgaaacaaaaatgtaaagcATTTATCCGATCCCATTTCCCAATACTAACGGCAATTGTACCTGATCACTGGATAAATTCCAAACTCCATTGATTTTATCATACACTTGCTCGCGTGGCAGTAATCTCAGCTGCTTATTCTGAATCAAAGCTGCTCTTAATTTGAGATCCCGGTACATTTTAGACGTCTCATAagctctgaaaataaaaataaaaaatcagtttaGATCTTCACTTAAAAACCATTATAATGTATCGCTGTTGATTTTTCAAATCTGAtgggtcagaagatgttgattaattttctataacattagCTCTCACAGTTGTTCTGGCTGCAATACCTTATCACTTCTATAATAACATTTACACAGGGACACTTCACGTaaactgaaattttttttttaaaatgtgtaattgttgatatagtgaagttttctgtgaggagtcatttatttagcatttttggaaggagagCCCAGTGTCCagttttttggtcttattaattttaagagagaaaaaaagagaagctggtgagggaacatgaactaactataactatagttatactaaatataaatggataaaaaaaatgatgatcTATCATGctttaataaatttgaaaaaaaaaattattagctTTGGttaactgctgtggtataagaggaacaaaacacttcagggcatgctgttattggaaaataatctataaaataaaactgtggAGTAGTACTGAGGTAGTATCACAACAACACATTGttgataattttcctataacagcacacactgttgtgttttattcatagataATCAGTtcaaatacagtgggggaaataagtattgaacgagtcaacattttttttcaatatatatatatatatatatacatacatacatacatacatacatacacacacatatatatatatatatatatatatatatatatatatatatatatatatatatatatatatatacacacacacacacacacacatacatacatatatatatatatatatatatatatatatatatatatatatatatatatatatatactgaaaaaaatgttgactcgttcaatacttatttcccccataGTGTGAAGTTCACTATGTAAATAGGTGTGACTCCATACCTGTGTACAGCAATGACAGAAGTGAAGAGTCTTGGACTTCCAGGAATGACGTTGGTGAAAATAAACTCGAATCTTGTGTTATTTGATTTAGTCAGGATGTAGAGAGCTTCAGTCTGTCCCCGCAATTTCTGCAACAGTTACAAACCTCATGTCATACACAACACATTAATTCTAAAGTCTAAACCCAAGGTGACTAATCGATGATGAAAACACGAAGGAAGTTTTCTTACTGAATTTGCTGTTCTTGTTGTGATGTTTATGACGGAATTGTATCCCACAGCTGTagattagtttaaaaaaaaaaaaagtgtcatggGGTGCAGGCTATACAGTTAGCAATTCTTATGGACACTGATAGGCTATGTTTATGTTTCACATTTGTAATAGATAACACCTACATAAGTTAACCCTTGGCAAGGCGACAGAATGCCAGATGATTCTTAAATTGGTCACCAGGAGTCTTCCTTTAACAAGAAATGGAATAAAAAGAGTCAGTATCTCCTCATACAAACTTATTaatcacttttattttattttgcttacTAGATCATACAATGTGTTAGTGgatgataaaatatttaataaactatTGGCTAGTTCAGTAGGTAAGCCTACATTGTATGTATACTCGTTGGCCATTTTATCagatggccgcaacacatctataaaaaaaagtagggatgggggcaacaaaaggctggaagagtaagtgttactaaaaagaaaccgCTGGAgattaattggcaacaggtcagaaacatgattgggtataaaaaaaaagtatcttagagaggcagagtctttcagaagtaaagatgggcagaggttcaccaatctgcgaaaaactgcatctacaatttgtggaacaattttaGAATAAAGTTCCtcacaaagcaaaacacaaaattGCGAAAattatgaatatctcatcatctacagtacataatatcatcaaaagattcagagaatctagagaaatctctgtgtgcaagggacaagggtgaaaatcaatattgcatgcccgtgatcttcaggcCTTCAGGCggaactgcattaaaaacaggcatgattctgtaatggaaatcactgcatgggctcagaaacacctccagaactcattgtctgtgaacacagttcaccgtccCATCCACAAATACTGCTTAAaactctatcatgcaaagaagaagccatatgtgaacatgatccagaaacgccgccatattctctgggccaaagctcatttaagatggactgaggcaaagtggaaaactgttctgtggtcgaaatttgaaattatttttgtaaaccatgaacctctaaactaaagaggactaaagaggagagggaccatcaggatttttatcagcgctcagttcacaagcctgcatctctgatggtatggggcgcattagtgcctatggaatgggcagcatGCACATCTgtaaaggcaccatcaatgctgaaaggattatacaggttttagagcaacatatagTTCTAtacagattccatcccatctttacttctgagagactctgcctctctaagatactctttttatacccaatcatgttactgacctatTGTCAAATAACCTAATTAGTTATAAAATGTTACTCCAGCGGTTTCTtcttagtaacacttacttttccagccatttgttgccccgtcctaagttttttgagacatgttgcagccatcaaattcaaaattacattattttcttaaaatggtacatttactcagtttaaacacttgatatgttttctatgttctattgtgaataacatatggttTATGAGATGTGCAAATCActgaattctgtttttatttacattttacacagtgtcccaactttcttggaattgggattgtgtgtgtgtatatatacatattcatacatatacacacacacatacatacatatatacaataatatatatatatatatatatatatatatatatatatatatatatatatattttatatatatattaatatatatataaaatttgaaTGAGATAAGCACCTCTATCGCCATTATTTCCTTTAGTGTCTTCAATTGAATCCAGGCAGTCGATGAGTACCTCACCCGGCCTGGTTTTCATCTGTCTGAaatcaagtaaaaaaataaaattaaaaaaagaagaagaagaactaacaaaatgtacaaatggcattgtttttttgtttttgt contains these protein-coding regions:
- the bbs5 gene encoding Bardet-Biedl syndrome 5 protein homolog, which gives rise to MKTRPGEVLIDCLDSIEDTKGNNGDRGRLLVTNLRIIWHSVALPRVNLSVGYNSVINITTRTANSKLRGQTEALYILTKSNNTRFEFIFTNVIPGSPRLFTSVIAVHRAYETSKMYRDLKLRAALIQNKQLRLLPREQVYDKINGVWNLSSDQGNLGTFFITNVRIVWHANMNESFNVSIPYLQIRSIRIRDSKFGLALVIESSQQTGGYVLGFKIDPLDKLQDAVKEINSLHKVYSANPIFGVEYEMEEKPQPLEELTVEQPPDDIEIEPDEQTDAFTAYFADGNKQQDREPVFSEELGLAVEKLKDGFTIQGLWEVMG